Within Xanthomonas theicola, the genomic segment GGTGGCGCCGGCCGCGGCGCCGCGCAGGCCGCAGTCGGCCGACCGCCATCTGCCTGGCGTGGAGATCGCGCCCGGCCTGCACCTGATCGAGGCGTTCCTGCCACAGACGATTCCCGCCGCGGCACTGTCGCTGGCCTTCGCCCGGCGCGAGGACGCGGTACAGCCGTCGGACCTGTTGTTCTTCGACACCGAGACCACCGGCCTGGCCGGCGGCACCGGCACCCGCGCCTTCATGATCGGCGCGGCCGACTGGTCTGTGCATCCCGGCGACGGCCCCGGCCTGCGCATCCGCCAGTTGTTGATGGCGACGATGGGTGCGGAGAAGGCCATGCTCGAAGCATTCCGCGCCTGGCTGGCGCCGACCACGGTGCTGTCCAGCTACAACGGCCGCTGCTACGACGCGCCGCTGCTGAAGACCCGCTATCGGTTGGCGCGCAGCCCCGATCCGCTATCGGCGCTGGACCACGTCGACCTGCTGCATCCCACCCGCCGCCGCTACCGCGGCGCCTGGGAGAACTGCCGCCTGGCCACTATCGAGCGGCAACTGCTGCGCATCGTGCGCGAGGACGACCTGCCCGGTTCCGAAGCGCCGGCCGTCTGGCTGAACTACCTGCGCGGCGGCAGTGCGCGCAACCTGCGCCGCGTCGCCGCGCACAACCACCAGGACGTGGTGACGCTGGCGCTGCTGCTGCAGCGCCTGGTCGCCGCCGAGGCCGAAGAGCGCGAAGTGCTGCCGTTGGTGGAAGCCCGGTAACGCGGTTCGCCGCGGCAAGGGCAAGCCAGCATCAATCAAGCGGAATTGACCGAGGCGATCAGTGAATCGCTCCGATCGGTCGCGGGACCGCGATGCCACTCATTCCCAGCGCAATTGTGCGGCCGGCGGCCTGCCGGCATTCATGCCTCTCACAGGCTGGCCTCGATAGACTTCCCCTTCAATTCACCTGAAAGTGTCGACAGGCCTCCGTTCGCCGCCGCTAACCTTGCCGCCTGCATCATTCCAGGTAGCCCAGCCGCAGATCGACGGCACGACCATACCCAGCATGCCCGCTATCCCGCATAAGGTTCTCGCTAAGAACCTGTTCACGATCTTTCCCGGGTAGTGCAAACTCTGCGGATGCGCACAAAGACGTATCCGAGTGCCATGAGCCGGGAGCGGTTCGAGCAGATCCGCCCCATTCTGGAGCAGGCGCGCAAGCGTAGCAAGCCACGGACCGTGGATCTGTAGGACGTGTGGTGCGCGGTGCTGTACCTGCTGCACACCGGCTGTCAGTGGCCAGCGCTGCCCAGCGACTTCCCGAAGTGGCGCACCGTGCACTGCTACTTTGCCAAGTGGAGCGAACCAGACGATGAAGGAGTGAGCCTGCTGGAGCGGGCGCTCAAAAAATCAGGGTGGCGCGGCCCGCCAGAGACAGGGGCGCAACGCTTGCAGCACGTTCTTGATCGTGGACGCACAGAGCGTGAAGAACACGGACACGGCCGGCCAGAAGGGTTATGACGCGGGCAAGAAGGTCTCGGGGATCAAGCGTCGCATCGCCGTCGATACCCAAGGCCTGCCGCATGCGGTCGCGGTGACGAGGGCGGAAGTGACCGACCGCAAAGGCGCGCTCCAATCCCTGGATCGTTGCAAGCCGAACCTGGGACACGTGCAAAGCCTGTTGTGCGATAGCGGCTATACCGCAGAACCATTCGCCGAAGGCGTACGAGAGATCCTGGGCAAGCAAGTCACGGTGCAGATCGCCAAACGCAGCGAACTGCACACCTTCAAGGTCATGCCCAAGCGCTGGAGCGTCGAACGCAGCTTTGCGTGGCTGGAAAAGAACCGAAGGCTATGGAAGAACTGCGAGCGCAAGCTCAACACCAGCTTGCAGTTCATCCACCTGGCATGCCTGACACTACTACTCAAAAGATCGTGAACAGGTTCTAAGAGCGCATGGGTAACGCCGACGACTATGTCGTTCTGGCCTGGGCCAGTATGCCCCGTGGCGCGAGCCGGTGCCGATAGCGGTGCCAATGACTGGCGGGCATGTCCCAGGCGCTGAAGCCGGCCGACGAGCAGCGCGGACGTTCGACAGCGTATCACCCGATAGATTCAGCCACCGACGTAGGACGTGCCAATCAATTTTTCGCCTTATCAGCAGCACCGGCAGGCCATAGGAATTCATACGAACCAGCAGGACTGGAAGCAGGGAAAGCAGAAAATCCAGGATGACCGCGCTCGCCGGCTGGCCAGCCGACCGGGATTTCATCCAGATAATATGAAACGGCAAGATTTGGCTCATGCGGCGGTACGACTGCTCGCCATGCTAAGTGCCGTACGCAGCAGCAATAGTCGTGCCGTAACATCCTCCGGCCGAGCCGCTGAACCCGCCACGGATCGTCGCATTCACTGGGCCGATGCCTTGCATCGACAGCAGGGAGTCGAGCAGGAAATTTGCAGGCAATCGCTCGGAACGAACTTCCGGGCAACGGAAGAACGGATGAAGGAAAATATTCGCACAGACGCCTACAGTCTGGGAGAAGACACGCGCTGCGCCAAGGGAATTGCCCAATGCTATGCCGCCAGTGCCATGCAAATGGCGCGCCGCGACACGCCGTCGGTCGGATTGGACGTTGCCGCAATCGCGGGTGCTGTCACCGGCGGCTTGACCTCGGGACTGAAAAGCGTCATCGCCGCGTTGCATCAGGCTGGCCAGTTTGTCCGCCGGTATGATCCGCTGACCCTGCCAGGCGCACAAGCACTTCCCGCGGGCGGGCATCACTACACCGGAAAACAAGGAGATGAACTCATCATAATCAGGGACGTCTATGGGAAAGTTGTCGATCTAAGCCGGGACTATTATCCTTCGGCGAACCTGACGGAGCCTTACCATTTCGTGAGAACGGGATTGAAGGCGCTGGCTGGATTCTATGAAGACTACAACTCCAAATACCTGGGATTGAAATCGCTTGCCCGATCCATCCTGAAAGAAGAAATCAGGCGGCACTTTCATTTGGATATCGATCCGGACAAGACCCAATTCATACACTTCCACTGGATTTTGTATACCGTCTTTGAGAAGATTCAATACTCCGATAGAGCGACAAAGAAAACACTCACGGAGTGGCTTTTCTCGAATTTCGACGCCTCGACGCAGATGAATCTACAGGATGTGGATGCGATGTGCGGCATCTATGACATTTCACTGGATGGGCGCAAGGAGTATCGTTCCACCGACGCAATACCGGTACCTGATTACCCATCAGTCGCATCCCTTGATTCGGGGCTGGTCAATGCTGCAAGCCGCTGATTCGACAGAGGCGATGCGACGATGGCCAAGAAGAACCTGATCCAGTTCCAGGCGGGCATGAGCCTGCCGGCGTTCCTGCGGTCCTATGGGAACGAAGCGCAATGCCGGCAAGCCGTCTTTGAACAACGGTGGCCGCAAGGCTTCTTTTGCCCAGCGTGTGGACATCGGCGGTCTTGCCAGTTGCACAGCCGCGATCTGCTCCAATGCAATCGCTGCAAACATCAGACCTCCTTGACGCGCGGCACCTTGTTCGCTGATACCAAGCTGCCGTTGCGCACCTGGTTCCTGGCGATCTACCTCCTCAGCCAGCACAAGAACGGCATCTCGGCGTTGGCGCTGCGCCGGCAACTTGGAGTGAGCTACAACACCGCCTGGCTGATCAAACACAAATTGATGCAAGCCATGGTCGAACGCGAAGCCTCCCATCAGTTGAGCGGGGATATACAGGTGGACGACGCCTTTTGGGGCGGAGAGCGCCACGGCGGCGGGGCCGGCCGTGGCAGTCCGGGCAAGACCCCGTTTGTGGCCGCCGTTCAGTGCTCTGCGCAGGGACATCCTGTCGCCATGCGCCTGGATGTGGTGGCCGGTTTTCGCAAGGCCGAACTGACCCGCTGGGCAAGCCGCTATGTCGCCCCAGGCAGTCGCGTTGTTTCCGATGGCCTGAGCTGCTTCCCAGGCGTGGCCCTGGCCGGATGCCACCATACCGCCATCTTCAACCGCGGCCGGCGAGTGCCCACAGAGCCGGCGCTTATCTGGGTCAACACCCTCCTGGGCAACATCAAGAACGCCTTGCATGGCACCTATCACGCCTTGCGCCCAAAGTACCTGCAGCGCTACCTCAGCGAGTTCTGCTATCGCTTCAACCGACGCTTCGACCTGGCCGCCTTGGTGCCACGATTGATCTGCGCCTCCCTCCACACTCCACCGCTGCCCTATCGGATTGCTACGCTGGATGCGTGATGTGGGTAATCAGGTACCGGTAAAGCCCACCGACTTCGTTCAGATGGTATGGGATATCGATTTCTATAATCGTGCAAAAGGAATCATGGCGGAAAATTTCGGCCATCGAGACATCCACGTCAAACGATATTTCCTCGACTTTATCAAGCATCTGAACATTGGCATTATCAATCGAGTCACAGCCAGAGACATTCTGAGCGGGGTCGGCTTATTGCAAGAAAACAACGTCGGCGTGTCTCTTTTCGATATCAACGGTTACAGTGCCGCGAATGCCTTCGTCTTCAAGCACAAGGACAGTGGCAGGGTCACTCTTTATCTGCCCCGAAGCGATTTCAAGTTGATGTCCTTCAGAGGGTGTTTTGAAATGCAGTCATGGGTAAGCGATGCCTGCTTATCAAACGTTCGTCGCGACATGATTGCATCGCATTTCACTATCGCGGACAGGCAGGATGGCGTGTTTTACTATGGGGTGGACGCCTGGTTGGACTCAATAGGTCAGGATATCGGTTATTACGACAAGATCGCAATGAATCCCACCGAGGTACCGTCGGAGCATTTCTTCGACAGCTTGTTCGACAATGTCAAGAGTAAGGAATTCTCCGACCTCGACTCGCTGATAAAATCGGACGCCGAAGTCAGACGCGACACGTGTGAGAGACTGATAGATGCGTCGAATATCATACCCAACCCCTTATCCCCGTTTCTATCGCTGGCAATGCACTTGGAACACGCGATAGAGGCCGATACCTATCCTGAAAAGATGCAGGAGATCCAGCACATAAAAGCCGATGTGGCCAACCTCATTGCGATGATCGCTCTTGAAAATGCGATGAAATTTCCTGACGTCGAAGGATATGACTTCATAAAAAAAGTAAAAAATGGACTCGAAAGCATGGAGACCGTACCCAGCGAAAAATTTGAGGTTGTCGACGGTGATCTCGCCGCCGAGACTGGCAAGGAAGCAGCAGCGGACGGCACGGTGATTGGCTGTAACAGAAGGAAGCGAGGCATAGCTTCAAGCAAGCATTTGCCGTGCGCTGGAGTCGCCAATCAGGATGCCAGCAATTCTTAGGAGAAACTCGAAGAATTGGTTGCCCCCCGGCCTGGTACAAAAGGGAAAACATTGCGAGCACCGAGCGGACTGCCGAGGGGATGATATTCGAGGATCCTAGAGCGTGTTATGAACTTTGAAGGATGGTAGCGGCGTTGCTGAGCATGAGCACGGTGAAGACGACGAAGTGCAAGCCAGCCAAGGTTTCCGGCAAGCGCTCATAGTCGCGTGCCAATCGTCGGAATCGGTTGACCCAGCCGAAGCTGCGTTCGACGACCCAGCGCCGAGGAAGCAAGACGAATCCTTTCTTGGCTTCGGGAAGTTTCACCACGTGCAGTTCGATTCCTTCTGCCTGCGCGGCTTGCGCCGGCTCCTGCCCGGTGTAGCCTTGATCCACGAACGCCAGTTTTACCGTATCGCCCGTGACATGTTGCACCTCTTGCGCCAGCGAGCGCACCTGAGCGCGTTCTTGCTCGTCGGCAGGTGTGACTTGCACTGCAAGCAAATATCCGAGCGTGTCCACCGCCATATGCACCTTGCTGCCCTTCTTGCGCTTATAGCCGTCGTAGCCTGCACGTGTGCCGCTCTCGCAGGTGGATTGCAGCGTCCGCCCGTCCAGGATGACAGCACTGGGTTGGCCATGTCTGCCTTGGGCAACACGCAGGATGGAACGCAGGTCGTTGACCATGGCTTCAAAGCAGCCCGCCTGCAGCCAGCGTTGTGTCTGTTGGTAGACCGCTTCCCATGGCGGGAAGTCCTTGGGCAAAAGGCGCCATGGCGCTCCAGCACGTGCCATCCAGCGCAGCGCATTGAACATTGCCCGCAGCTCGTACTTGCGCTGCGGAGCGTGCTCGGTCATCAGGCTCAGGTAAGGCGCTGCGAACGCCCACTCTTCGTCGGAAATGTCGGTCGGATATGGGCGTTTGCTCTGCATCCCGCTACGATAGCCGGATCGACTCAAAGTTCATAACACGCTCTACCGCTCATGGCAGATTGATGAAGTTTTACAGAAAGGCAGGGGCGGAGAGCAAGAGATACGCCCAAAATAACGCCGAATCGTTCAAACGCATCTATAACGATGCCGATGTCAAATTGATCACCTTGGAAGGTGTCGATCAGCGATTGTACTACGCTGTTGAAATGCCAAAAATCAAGGGAATCTCTCTCTCCGGCATACGAGCGACCGGCGATGTCGGACTCATCGTGGCTGTTGCCGATGAGATAATAAAAAAAGATATCGTTGGGTAATTGATCTCCAAACTTCAAGATGTCCGCATAAAGGCCGAGGACTTGAACGTCGGGAATACGATGTTCGATCCCGTGACCAAGCGATTCAACTTGATCGATTTTGATTATTCAGAAATTTCATACGCTGTGACTGACGCGCACTACAAGGATATGTACCGGTCTCTCCATAGCAAAATCAAGCAGGATTTCATTGTCCTTTTGATCGACAGACTTGCGAAATACCCGAATAAAATAGAAAGGATGAGAAGCGCCAAAGAAACAATGGAAGATCGATTAGAAAACTTGGTCGTCGATAACGGAAAACCAAGAATCTCCGACTTCAGGTCTGCCGTAGAGGATTTCGATAGAGACAACAGGATTTACGTATCGAGAGGGCTACGCGTTCTACTTAACCGCAAAGACATTGCAACAGTGGACGCCAGGACGCTTTCCGCCGCGGACGGCATGGGCATAAGACGTGACGCCGGCGACAATAACTATATAAGATGCGATGCCGGATTCTTAAAAATGCATCGTCGGAATCGCCTCTTCTTCATCGAGAAAAAGAATGGCAATCTGATCCATATCCAATTCAAAGGCGGCGAATTCCATCCAGTCAAGATCACAAGCCATCGAGGTCTATTGACGTCGAGCGTGCAGCAAATGAGGACGGATAGATTAATCAACTACAAACAAGGTTTCGAACAGGAAACCAATACCCCCCCTGAATGACGCATGGACTCTGCTGAAGGTAAAACTGAAGAATTCGAACTTCAACGACGCAGAATCCGCACGTTCAAAAATTGATGTGACATTCACGCTATCCTATACCCATCCCGGGAACATGAAAAATTATGTGGAAATGCCGCGCCTGGAGTGGAACGAGGTCATCACGCACAAGCGAGGAAGGACACTATGGAGATTTTCTGCCGACATGTACCAACACTCTCCGGGCAGTCCGACTTTTTTCCCGTGGCGAAACAGATACATCGAGGCCTACCACTATGCAGGGACCGGCGATAAGTCCACCTTCAATGGCAATGTAAGGATTTTCGACAAAGATATGCATCCCGTTGGGGCAAAGAAAATCAAAGCCGCTTTGTCTGGAAAGGATATGGCTAGAAACGTCCGGAGTTACCTGCAGAGAAAGGGGGGGGGGGGGGTGATCGAGGTGACCATCACCGACTTTCCCGCTCTGCTCAAGAGACAAGGCGTGAGAAACAATATGCAGAGGTTGGTAAATTTTTCCGTCGGATTCAAAGGAAAGACATTCCTGAATTTCAACCAAGGCATCTCTCTGATGAAACACACGCCTGCCAAGGCTTTTGTTACCGTCAGTAAAAACATAAAACTTGCCAGGGGCAAGGTCAACACACGCGCCCCCGTCGATGTGGTGAAGGAGAGACCTTATCATCTTTCTGCCGGATAATATCTCTAGTGTGGTTTCCCAATAGAAGATTGAACTATTATGCGGCGTGGTTGTCAAAGCGTTCTGCCTCCACTAAGGATGGTCTGAACAACTCCCTCTGATCCTGCGACAATCGTACAAAGCCCAACAGGACAACGACGATGCAATTGTCTTTCGGCGACGCGGAGTACAACGGCAAGCGCAAGCAGACGCGGCGCGAAAGGTTGCTGGCCGAGATGGATCAGGTGGTGCCGTGGAAAGACCTGCTGGCGCTGATCGCGCCGCACTATCCGAAGTCGGGCCATCCGGGCCGTCAGCCGTACCCGCTGGAGACAATGCTGCGCATCCACTTTCTGCAGCAGTGGTACGCACTGAGCGACCCGGGCGCGGAAGAAGCCTTGTACGACACGGCGTCGATGCGCCGTTTCGCCAGGATCGGCGGGTTGGATGAGGTGCCGGACGAGACCACGATCCTCAACTTCCGCCGGTTGCTGGAGACGCACGATCTGGCGCGCACGCTGTTCAACCGGGTCAACGCGCACCTATCGCGCAAGGGCCAGAGCCTGCGCGGCGGCACCATCGTGGACGCCACGATCATTGCCGCGCCCAGCTCGACCAAGAACAAGAACGGCGAGCGCGACCCGGAAATGCACCAGACCAAGAAGGGCAATCAGTACTACTTCGGGATGAAAGCGCACATCGGCGTGGACGATGAGTCCGGGCTGGTGCACCACTTGGAATGCACGGCGGCCAACGCCGCAGATATCACCCAGGCGCACAAGCTGCTGCACGGCAAGGAAGACACGGTATGCGGCGACAGCGGCTACACCGGGCTGGCCAAGCGCGAGGAGATGGCGAGCAAGCGCAAGCTGCGCTATCTGATCGCGGAGAAGCCCTCGAAGCTGAAGCAGATCAAGAGCAAGCGCGAATTGAAGTGGGCACAGCGCTGGGAGCACGCCAAGGCCAGCCTGAGGGCGAAGGTGGAGCATCCGTTCCGGGTGATCAAGCGCCAGTTTGGCTACGTCAAGGTGCGCTATCGCGGCCTGGCGAAGAACACGGCGCAAGTGCTGACGCTGTTTGCGCTGTCGAACCTGTGGCTGAAGCGAAAGCAGTTGCTGCCTGTCGTGGGGAGGGTGTGCCTGTAATCCGGGAAATACCCCGGAAATGCGCCGGAAACGGCGAAAAACCGAGGGTCTGAGCGCCGTGGGCGTGGTCGATATGGCTTGCCTCATCCTCCGACCGCGTTGATCAGACTATCCCTAACGGGCTGCTGAAATACTTATTTCCGGGGTGAATTTTGATACGTTTCCCGCCCAAAATGA encodes:
- a CDS encoding ribonuclease H-like domain-containing protein, with translation MRCWSGVHEPRSGALADAASAEGRAAGRRIGGVRYGSRRSVGAERMSISLERLRALRKQAGDARADAPRPLAPGVRPASNAGAGAANASMHVPARGAAPASRSTLLRKPPRDADAVPHPAPRTPTPARPGAAAVAVAPPIAIEPFDRRGADVAALRRLLGLRERAVAPAAAPRRPQSADRHLPGVEIAPGLHLIEAFLPQTIPAAALSLAFARREDAVQPSDLLFFDTETTGLAGGTGTRAFMIGAADWSVHPGDGPGLRIRQLLMATMGAEKAMLEAFRAWLAPTTVLSSYNGRCYDAPLLKTRYRLARSPDPLSALDHVDLLHPTRRRYRGAWENCRLATIERQLLRIVREDDLPGSEAPAVWLNYLRGGSARNLRRVAAHNHQDVVTLALLLQRLVAAEAEEREVLPLVEAR
- a CDS encoding dermonecrotic toxin domain-containing protein, translating into MRDVGNQVPVKPTDFVQMVWDIDFYNRAKGIMAENFGHRDIHVKRYFLDFIKHLNIGIINRVTARDILSGVGLLQENNVGVSLFDINGYSAANAFVFKHKDSGRVTLYLPRSDFKLMSFRGCFEMQSWVSDACLSNVRRDMIASHFTIADRQDGVFYYGVDAWLDSIGQDIGYYDKIAMNPTEVPSEHFFDSLFDNVKSKEFSDLDSLIKSDAEVRRDTCERLIDASNIIPNPLSPFLSLAMHLEHAIEADTYPEKMQEIQHIKADVANLIAMIALENAMKFPDVEGYDFIKKVKNGLESMETVPSEKFEVVDGDLAAETGKEAAADGTVIGCNRRKRGIASSKHLPCAGVANQDASNS
- a CDS encoding IS5 family transposase, with protein sequence MQSKRPYPTDISDEEWAFAAPYLSLMTEHAPQRKYELRAMFNALRWMARAGAPWRLLPKDFPPWEAVYQQTQRWLQAGCFEAMVNDLRSILRVAQGRHGQPSAVILDGRTLQSTCESGTRAGYDGYKRKKGSKVHMAVDTLGYLLAVQVTPADEQERAQVRSLAQEVQHVTGDTVKLAFVDQGYTGQEPAQAAQAEGIELHVVKLPEAKKGFVLLPRRWVVERSFGWVNRFRRLARDYERLPETLAGLHFVVFTVLMLSNAATILQSS
- a CDS encoding IS5 family transposase, encoding MQLSFGDAEYNGKRKQTRRERLLAEMDQVVPWKDLLALIAPHYPKSGHPGRQPYPLETMLRIHFLQQWYALSDPGAEEALYDTASMRRFARIGGLDEVPDETTILNFRRLLETHDLARTLFNRVNAHLSRKGQSLRGGTIVDATIIAAPSSTKNKNGERDPEMHQTKKGNQYYFGMKAHIGVDDESGLVHHLECTAANAADITQAHKLLHGKEDTVCGDSGYTGLAKREEMASKRKLRYLIAEKPSKLKQIKSKRELKWAQRWEHAKASLRAKVEHPFRVIKRQFGYVKVRYRGLAKNTAQVLTLFALSNLWLKRKQLLPVVGRVCL
- a CDS encoding dermonecrotic toxin domain-containing protein; protein product: MPINFSPYQQHRQAIGIHTNQQDWKQGKQKIQDDRARRLASRPGFHPDNMKRQDLAHAAVRLLAMLSAVRSSNSRAVTSSGRAAEPATDRRIHWADALHRQQGVEQEICRQSLGTNFRATEERMKENIRTDAYSLGEDTRCAKGIAQCYAASAMQMARRDTPSVGLDVAAIAGAVTGGLTSGLKSVIAALHQAGQFVRRYDPLTLPGAQALPAGGHHYTGKQGDELIIIRDVYGKVVDLSRDYYPSANLTEPYHFVRTGLKALAGFYEDYNSKYLGLKSLARSILKEEIRRHFHLDIDPDKTQFIHFHWILYTVFEKIQYSDRATKKTLTEWLFSNFDASTQMNLQDVDAMCGIYDISLDGRKEYRSTDAIPVPDYPSVASLDSGLVNAASR
- a CDS encoding IS1595 family transposase, with the translated sequence MAKKNLIQFQAGMSLPAFLRSYGNEAQCRQAVFEQRWPQGFFCPACGHRRSCQLHSRDLLQCNRCKHQTSLTRGTLFADTKLPLRTWFLAIYLLSQHKNGISALALRRQLGVSYNTAWLIKHKLMQAMVEREASHQLSGDIQVDDAFWGGERHGGGAGRGSPGKTPFVAAVQCSAQGHPVAMRLDVVAGFRKAELTRWASRYVAPGSRVVSDGLSCFPGVALAGCHHTAIFNRGRRVPTEPALIWVNTLLGNIKNALHGTYHALRPKYLQRYLSEFCYRFNRRFDLAALVPRLICASLHTPPLPYRIATLDA